In Biomphalaria glabrata chromosome 11, xgBioGlab47.1, whole genome shotgun sequence, the following proteins share a genomic window:
- the LOC129928972 gene encoding trophinin-like: protein MLYLAGTLRFRFRYFLKATGLCFDYGFSTAGFSTARFSTAGFSTAGFSAARFSTARFSAARFSTARFSAARFSAARFSTARFSAARFSTARFSTARFSTARFSTARFSTARFSAARFSTARFSAARFSAARFSTARFSTARFSTARFSTARFSAARFSTARFSTARFSAARFSTARFSAARFSTARFSAARFSTAGFSTEGFSTARFSTARFSTAGFSTAGLSTARFITAQFSTAGFSTAGFSTAGFSTARFSTAGFSTAGFSTARFSTAGFSTARFSTAGFSTARFSTARFSTARFSTARFSTAGFSTAGFGTAGLSTARFITARFSTAGFSTAGFSTVGLSTARFITARFSTVEFSTAVFSTAGFSPVGLSTARFITARFSTAGFSTAVFSTAGFSTAGFSTVGLSTARFIIAGLNVPSSSVCRTK, encoded by the coding sequence GATTTAGTACTGCAGGATTTAGTACTGCAAGATTTAGTACTGCAGGATTTAGTACTGCAGGATTTAGTGCTGCAAGATTTAGTACTGCAAGATTTAGTGCTGCAAGATTTAGTACTGCAAGATTTAGTGCTGCAAGATTTAGTGCTGCAAGATTTAGTACTGCAAGATTTAGTGCTGCAAGATTTAGTACTGCAAGATTTAGTACTGCAAGATTTAGTACTGCAAGATTTAGTACTGCAAGATTTAGTACTGCAAGATTTAGTGCTGCAAGATTTAGTACTGCAAGATTTAGTGCTGCAAGATTTAGTGCTGCAAGATTTAGTACTGCAAGATTTAGTACTGCAAGATTTAGTACTGCAAGATTTAGTACTGCAAGATTTAGTGCTGCACGATTTAGTACTGCACGATTTAGTACTGCAAGATTTAGTGCTGCAAGATTTAGTACTGCAAGATTTAGTGCTGCAAGATTTAGTACTGCAAGATTTAGTGCTGCAAGATTTAGTACTGCAGGATTTAGTACTGAAGGATTTAGTACTGCAAGATTTAGTACTGCAAGATTTAGTACTGCAGGATTTAGTACTGCAGGATTAagtactgcaagatttattacTGCACAATTTAGTACTGCAGGATTTAGTACTGCAGGATTTAGTACTGCAGGATTTAGTACTGCACGATTTAGTACTGCAGGATTTAGTACTGCAGGATTTAGTACTGCACGATTTAGTACTGCAGGATTTAGTACTGCACGATTTAGTACTGCAGGATTTAGTACTGCACGATTTAGTACTGCACGATTTAGTACTGCACGATTTAGTACTGCACGATTTAGTACTGCAGGATTTAGTACTGCAGGATTTGGTACTGCAGGATTAAGTACAGCAAGATTTATTACTGCACGATTTAGTACTGCAGGATTTAGTACTGCAGGATTTAGTACTGTAGGATTAAGTACAGCAAGATTTATTACTGCACGATTTAGTACTGTAGAATTTAGTACTGCAGTATTTAGTACTGCAGGATTTAGTCCTGTAGGATTAAGTACAGCAAGATTTATTACTGCAAGATTTAGTACTGCAGGATTTAGTACTGCAGTATTTAGTACTGCAGGATTTAGTACTGCAGGATTTAGTACTGTAGGATTAAGTACAGCAAGATTTATTATTGCAGGATTAAATGTTCCAAGCTCTTCTGTTTGTcgcacaaaataa